A section of the Serratia liquefaciens ATCC 27592 genome encodes:
- a CDS encoding YceH family protein, with product MKYELSAKEARVIGCMLEKQVTTPDQYPLSLNAITLACNQKTNREPVMELAENEVQQVLDLLLKKHFLRTLSGFGNRVVKYEQRFCNSEFGQLKLSAAELAVIATLLLRGAQTPGELRTRTNRMHEFNDVTEVEQVLAQLSAREDGPFVVRLAREPGKRESRFMHLFSGQIDEAPAEASTANDSDLHERVSTLENEVVQLKQQVQALLERGSHE from the coding sequence ATGAAATATGAATTAAGCGCTAAAGAAGCCAGGGTAATTGGCTGCATGCTGGAAAAGCAGGTAACCACCCCGGACCAATATCCCCTTTCTCTCAATGCCATCACCCTGGCCTGTAATCAGAAAACCAACCGTGAACCGGTGATGGAGCTAGCTGAAAACGAAGTTCAGCAGGTGCTCGATCTGCTGTTAAAGAAACACTTTTTGCGCACCCTGAGCGGTTTCGGCAATCGGGTGGTCAAATATGAACAGCGTTTTTGCAATTCAGAGTTTGGTCAGCTCAAGCTGAGCGCCGCTGAATTGGCGGTGATCGCCACTTTACTGCTGCGTGGCGCACAAACTCCTGGGGAATTGCGTACCCGAACCAACCGCATGCATGAATTTAATGATGTTACCGAAGTGGAGCAGGTGCTGGCACAGCTGAGTGCGCGTGAGGATGGCCCCTTTGTGGTGCGGCTAGCGCGGGAGCCGGGCAAACGTGAAAGCCGGTTTATGCATTTGTTCAGCGGCCAGATTGACGAGGCACCTGCGGAAGCATCAACGGCCAATGACAGCGATTTACACGAGCGAGTGAGTACGCTGGAAAACGAAGTGGTGCAGCTTAAACAGCAAGTGCAGGCGTTATTGGAGCGGGGATCGCATGAGTAA
- the rimJ gene encoding ribosomal protein S5-alanine N-acetyltransferase, with amino-acid sequence MFGYRSASPKVRLTTDRLVVRLVHERDAYRLAEYYAENRSFLKPWEPVRDESHCYPSGWQARLGMITEMQKQGSAYYFILLDPEENEVRGVANFSNVLRGSFHACFLGYSLAEKWQGQGLMFEALQSSIRYMLRQQRMHRIMANYMPHNQRSGALLTRLGFEREGYAKDYLLIDGQWQDHVLTALTNKEWLPPR; translated from the coding sequence ATGTTTGGCTACCGCTCTGCATCACCAAAAGTACGCCTCACCACCGACCGACTGGTTGTCCGTTTAGTGCATGAACGCGATGCCTACCGGCTGGCGGAATACTATGCCGAAAACCGAAGCTTCCTTAAACCCTGGGAACCGGTTCGGGATGAAAGCCACTGTTATCCTTCCGGCTGGCAAGCGCGGCTGGGGATGATCACTGAAATGCAAAAGCAGGGCAGCGCCTACTATTTTATCCTGCTCGATCCGGAAGAAAATGAAGTGCGCGGCGTGGCCAACTTCAGCAACGTGCTGCGCGGCTCATTCCATGCTTGTTTCCTCGGGTATTCGCTGGCCGAGAAATGGCAGGGCCAGGGGCTGATGTTTGAAGCGTTGCAGTCCTCCATCCGCTATATGCTGCGCCAGCAGCGTATGCACCGCATCATGGCCAACTATATGCCGCACAATCAGCGCAGCGGCGCACTGCTGACCCGCCTGGGATTCGAACGTGAGGGTTATGCCAAGGATTATCTGCTGATCGACGGGCAGTGGCAGGATCACGTACTGACAGCTTTAACCAATAAAGAATGGCTACCGCCACGCTGA
- the mdtH gene encoding multidrug efflux MFS transporter MdtH, translating to MSLVSQARSLGKYFLLLDNLLVVLGFFVVFPLISIRFVDQLGWAAVVVGAALGLRQLIQQGLGIFGGAIADRFGAKPMIVTGMLMRAAGFATMAMADQPWILWFSCALSALGGTLFDPPRTALVIKLTRPHERGRFYSLLMMQDSAGAVIGALIGSWLLQYDFHFVCWVGAGIFVLAAGWNAWLLPAYRISTIRAPMKEGMMRVLRDRRFLTYVLTLTGYYMLSVQVMLMLPIVVNEIAGSPTAVKWMYAIEAALSLSLLYPIARWSEKRFRLEQRLMAGLLLMTLSLIPVGLATSLQGVFTLICCFYLGSIIAEPARETLSASLADPRARGSYMGFSRLGLALGGALGYTGGGWMYDTGHAVGMPELPWILLGIVGMITLLALYWQFNPRSIASEALPGG from the coding sequence ATGTCTCTGGTATCGCAAGCGCGGAGCTTGGGTAAATATTTTCTATTACTCGATAATCTGTTGGTGGTTTTAGGCTTTTTTGTGGTCTTCCCGCTTATTTCGATTCGCTTTGTCGATCAGCTTGGCTGGGCGGCGGTGGTGGTCGGCGCAGCGCTGGGTTTACGCCAGTTGATCCAGCAAGGCCTGGGGATCTTTGGGGGCGCGATAGCCGACCGATTCGGCGCCAAACCGATGATTGTCACCGGCATGCTGATGCGCGCAGCAGGCTTCGCCACCATGGCGATGGCCGACCAACCCTGGATACTGTGGTTCTCCTGTGCCCTATCCGCCCTCGGCGGCACGCTGTTTGATCCGCCGCGTACCGCATTGGTGATTAAGCTTACCCGCCCGCATGAACGCGGCCGTTTTTACTCGCTGCTGATGATGCAAGACAGCGCCGGTGCGGTCATCGGCGCCCTGATCGGCAGTTGGTTGCTGCAGTATGATTTCCACTTTGTCTGCTGGGTCGGCGCGGGCATTTTTGTGCTAGCGGCGGGCTGGAATGCCTGGTTGCTGCCGGCATACCGAATATCCACCATTCGCGCGCCCATGAAGGAAGGCATGATGCGTGTCCTGCGCGATCGCCGCTTCCTGACCTATGTACTGACCCTGACCGGTTACTACATGCTGTCGGTACAGGTGATGTTGATGCTGCCGATCGTCGTCAATGAAATCGCTGGTTCACCGACGGCGGTGAAATGGATGTATGCCATTGAGGCCGCACTGTCGCTGTCACTGCTCTACCCGATAGCGCGCTGGAGCGAAAAACGTTTCCGTCTGGAGCAGCGGCTGATGGCCGGGCTGTTGCTGATGACCCTCAGCCTGATCCCGGTCGGGCTGGCTACCAGTCTTCAGGGTGTATTTACCCTGATTTGCTGTTTCTATCTCGGCTCCATCATCGCCGAACCAGCGCGTGAAACCCTCAGTGCTTCGCTAGCGGATCCGCGCGCACGCGGCAGTTATATGGGATTCAGCCGCCTGGGCCTGGCGTTGGGTGGCGCGCTGGGTTATACCGGCGGCGGCTGGATGTACGACACCGGCCATGCGGTTGGCATGCCGGAACTGCCCTGGATACTGCTGGGCATCGTGGGAATGATTACCCTGCTGGCCCTTTATTGGCAGTTCAATCCACGCAGCATCGCATCGGAAGCGCTGCCCGGCGGCTGA
- the grxB gene encoding glutaredoxin 2 produces the protein MKLFIYDHCPFCVKARMIFGLKNLPVRLVTLLNDDEATPVGMIGKKMAPILQKDDGSYLPESMDIVHYVDNLDGKPLLTGKTNPAIADWLQRVSGYSINLLLPRFANADFEEFATDSARQYFSDKKQASIGDFSEHLADSADLIAQLEDDLQTLSGLVVSADAVNGTLSEDDIHLFPLLRSLSIVAGLTLPENVETYRNRMAQRSDVPLLFDMEQ, from the coding sequence ATGAAACTGTTTATCTACGATCATTGCCCATTCTGCGTTAAAGCCCGCATGATTTTCGGCCTGAAAAACCTGCCCGTCCGCCTGGTCACCCTGCTCAACGACGATGAAGCGACGCCTGTCGGCATGATTGGCAAAAAAATGGCGCCGATTTTACAAAAGGATGACGGCAGCTATCTTCCTGAAAGCATGGATATCGTGCATTACGTTGATAACCTCGACGGCAAGCCGCTGCTGACCGGTAAAACCAACCCGGCGATCGCCGACTGGCTGCAACGGGTCAGTGGTTATAGCATCAATCTACTGCTGCCGCGCTTTGCCAATGCCGACTTCGAAGAGTTCGCCACTGACAGTGCACGCCAGTACTTTAGCGACAAAAAGCAGGCCTCGATCGGGGATTTTTCCGAGCACCTTGCTGACAGTGCCGATCTGATTGCCCAACTGGAGGACGACTTGCAAACACTTTCCGGCCTGGTAGTCTCCGCAGACGCGGTGAATGGCACGTTGTCGGAAGATGATATCCACCTGTTCCCCCTGCTGCGTTCGCTGTCGATCGTCGCCGGACTTACGCTGCCGGAAAACGTAGAAACTTATCGCAACCGTATGGCGCAACGCAGTGACGTCCCACTGCTGTTCGATATGGAACAGTAA
- a CDS encoding ABC1 kinase family protein, giving the protein MLKMVLVTARDRARLKEISTVLIRYGLQDVIRLLGLSNLLSGAEGSSERQDGQTLPQRLRAALEALGPTFVKFGQILATRSDLLDASWTDELDRLHSQASTLSWEQLAPQIRADLKGDPHSLFAEFDETPLAAASMAQIYRARLHSGEAVVIKVLRPGLAKTIQADLRLLTYLAETVEQQSPALARYRPRQMVRALATALTHELDLTHEGNNCERVAQQFAQQPNVVIPKIYWQWSSQRLLVQEFLPGIAPENPQQLTAAGLDGPLLAQRGAQAFMKMVLEHRLYHADPHPGNVMALADNRVGFIDFGMVGQLSERRRNQLLLLLQAIAERESAGIVNTLIAWSDSDPLDLLDLELAAQNFLDKQASATLTLGKALTDLLVMVREHQLALPPDLVLLFKALITADGVLHRLDPHFDIIATLKPMLQQVMLQRYTPEAVRRRMLALGGEALDASEELPQTLRLLMRRLKGGKISADINVKNIDQLSKALERAAITLAIAIVTAAFALGLAPYLMHSSLRLWGIPLFPALGALACLGGVLLLVLRLRR; this is encoded by the coding sequence ATGTTGAAAATGGTGCTGGTCACTGCCCGCGATCGGGCACGGCTGAAAGAAATCTCCACCGTGCTGATCCGTTATGGATTGCAGGATGTGATTCGTCTGCTGGGTCTGAGCAATCTGTTAAGCGGTGCTGAAGGCAGCAGTGAAAGGCAAGACGGTCAAACATTGCCGCAGCGCCTGCGTGCGGCGCTGGAAGCCTTGGGGCCGACCTTTGTTAAGTTCGGCCAGATCCTGGCTACCCGTTCAGATCTGTTGGACGCAAGCTGGACCGACGAACTTGACCGTCTGCACAGTCAGGCAAGCACCCTTTCGTGGGAGCAACTGGCACCACAGATCCGGGCAGACTTGAAGGGTGACCCGCACAGCCTGTTCGCCGAATTTGACGAAACCCCGCTGGCCGCTGCCTCGATGGCGCAAATTTACCGCGCCCGCCTGCACAGCGGCGAAGCGGTGGTGATTAAGGTGTTACGTCCCGGCCTGGCAAAAACCATTCAAGCCGACTTGCGCCTGCTGACCTATCTTGCGGAAACCGTGGAGCAACAGAGCCCGGCGCTGGCCCGTTATCGTCCGCGGCAGATGGTCAGAGCCCTGGCAACCGCGCTGACGCATGAACTGGACCTGACTCACGAGGGTAACAACTGCGAACGGGTCGCTCAACAGTTTGCCCAGCAGCCCAACGTGGTCATTCCGAAGATTTACTGGCAATGGTCGTCTCAGCGCCTGCTGGTGCAGGAATTTCTACCGGGTATCGCACCGGAAAATCCGCAGCAACTGACGGCGGCAGGATTAGATGGCCCATTACTCGCTCAGCGCGGCGCACAGGCCTTTATGAAAATGGTGCTGGAGCACCGTCTTTATCATGCCGATCCGCATCCGGGTAACGTAATGGCGTTAGCGGATAATCGCGTCGGTTTTATCGATTTCGGTATGGTCGGGCAGCTTTCCGAACGGCGACGTAATCAATTGCTGCTGTTGCTGCAGGCCATCGCCGAACGAGAATCCGCCGGCATCGTCAACACCTTGATCGCCTGGTCGGACAGCGATCCTTTGGATCTGCTGGATCTGGAGTTGGCGGCGCAAAACTTTCTCGATAAACAGGCCTCTGCCACTCTCACACTGGGCAAGGCGCTGACCGATTTGTTGGTGATGGTGCGTGAGCATCAGTTGGCACTGCCGCCAGACCTGGTGTTGCTGTTCAAGGCGTTAATCACGGCCGACGGCGTGCTGCATCGGCTGGATCCCCATTTCGATATCATCGCCACCCTGAAACCTATGCTGCAACAGGTGATGCTGCAGCGTTATACCCCGGAGGCGGTACGTCGGCGCATGCTGGCATTGGGCGGCGAGGCATTGGACGCCAGTGAAGAGTTGCCGCAAACCTTGCGGCTGCTGATGCGCCGTCTCAAAGGCGGGAAAATCAGCGCCGATATCAACGTCAAGAATATTGATCAATTGAGCAAGGCACTGGAGCGAGCCGCCATCACCCTGGCCATTGCTATTGTCACCGCCGCCTTCGCGTTGGGTCTGGCGCCCTATCTGATGCACTCTTCCCTGCGGTTGTGGGGTATTCCACTGTTTCCGGCGCTGGGCGCGCTGGCCTGCCTGGGTGGTGTCTTGCTGCTGGTACTGCGTCTGCGGCGCTGA
- a CDS encoding lipoprotein, with amino-acid sequence MKKILMGAAALLFAGALVGCNQLTQYTLSEQEVNDYLQKHNDYQKQIGVPGLLDANIVLTQLKSQIGRSEPGKVTLSGDAKVNITSILGPQTADLKLTLKAQPVYDREQGAVFLKDMELTDYSVQPEKMQTVMKALTPYLNQSLKSYFDQKPAYVLNPDNSKTEAMAKKLAKGLEVKPGELVIPFTD; translated from the coding sequence ATGAAAAAGATCCTGATGGGCGCAGCCGCCCTGCTGTTCGCCGGCGCATTGGTCGGCTGCAATCAGCTGACCCAGTACACGCTCAGCGAGCAGGAAGTGAATGATTACCTGCAAAAGCACAACGATTACCAGAAGCAGATCGGCGTGCCAGGGCTCTTGGACGCCAATATCGTGCTGACTCAGCTAAAGAGCCAAATTGGGCGTAGCGAACCGGGCAAGGTTACCCTTTCCGGCGATGCGAAAGTGAATATCACTTCCATTCTGGGCCCGCAGACCGCGGACCTGAAGCTGACGCTGAAGGCGCAGCCGGTGTATGACCGCGAGCAAGGCGCGGTGTTCCTCAAAGACATGGAGTTAACCGACTACAGCGTGCAGCCGGAGAAAATGCAGACGGTGATGAAGGCCCTGACCCCTTATCTGAATCAATCGCTGAAATCCTATTTCGATCAAAAGCCGGCCTATGTGCTGAACCCGGATAACAGTAAAACAGAAGCCATGGCCAAGAAACTGGCTAAAGGGTTGGAAGTGAAGCCGGGTGAACTGGTTATTCCATTTACCGACTGA
- the yebF gene encoding protein YebF encodes MKATGLSLAVALLATVGFTTTVQAQEQRSAKVAQCAGLQPTDVAAQVKRDYLQNRITRWESDKKLLGTATPIAWISPEAITGKDAVWQVPLTVRGTKMDKTYNVTLDCNAGKITYSEPQ; translated from the coding sequence ATGAAAGCAACGGGACTGAGTTTGGCCGTAGCACTGTTGGCCACGGTAGGTTTTACCACCACGGTGCAGGCGCAGGAACAACGCAGCGCGAAGGTGGCACAATGCGCGGGTCTGCAACCGACAGACGTCGCCGCTCAGGTGAAACGCGATTACCTGCAGAACCGCATTACGCGCTGGGAGTCGGATAAAAAGCTGCTGGGTACCGCTACCCCGATAGCCTGGATCAGTCCGGAGGCGATTACCGGCAAGGACGCGGTATGGCAGGTGCCGTTAACGGTACGGGGCACCAAAATGGATAAAACCTACAATGTTACCCTCGACTGCAACGCCGGTAAAATCACCTACAGCGAACCGCAATAA
- the yqfB gene encoding N(4)-acetylcytidine aminohydrolase, whose protein sequence is MSREITFFTRFEQDILAGRKTITIRDASESHFQPGEVLRVSRNEDGVFFCMIEVLSVTPVRLDALTEQHAQQENMSLSELKQVIKEIYPGLDELFVITFAKR, encoded by the coding sequence ATGAGCCGTGAAATAACTTTCTTCACTCGCTTTGAGCAAGACATTTTGGCCGGGCGCAAGACCATTACCATTCGGGACGCCAGTGAGTCTCACTTTCAACCCGGTGAGGTTTTACGCGTTAGCCGCAATGAAGACGGTGTTTTCTTCTGCATGATTGAAGTGCTGTCGGTTACGCCGGTGCGTTTGGATGCGTTAACCGAGCAGCACGCCCAGCAAGAAAACATGTCGCTCAGCGAACTGAAGCAGGTGATCAAGGAAATCTATCCGGGGCTCGATGAGCTGTTCGTCATCACCTTCGCCAAACGCTGA
- a CDS encoding YebG family protein, protein MAVEVKYVVVRNGEEKMTFATKKEADAYDKMLDLADSLGEWLQQAPLELDDEQREGLSFFLAENKDALGQILRGATPTEAPKKAAKVKTEKPAATPKEGSASEKQAA, encoded by the coding sequence ATGGCGGTTGAAGTTAAATATGTGGTGGTGAGAAACGGTGAGGAAAAGATGACTTTCGCGACCAAGAAAGAAGCCGACGCTTACGACAAAATGCTGGATCTGGCCGACAGCCTGGGTGAGTGGCTGCAGCAGGCTCCGCTTGAGCTGGATGACGAACAGCGAGAAGGCCTGAGCTTCTTCCTGGCGGAAAATAAAGATGCGCTGGGGCAGATTTTGCGCGGCGCGACGCCGACTGAAGCACCGAAGAAAGCTGCTAAAGTGAAAACGGAAAAACCTGCTGCTACCCCAAAAGAGGGATCTGCGTCAGAAAAGCAGGCAGCATAA
- the dbpA gene encoding ATP-dependent RNA helicase DbpA has protein sequence MSTVSFSSLPLPAEQLANLNELGYAEMTPVQAAALPAILKGQDVRAKAKTGSGKTAAFGIGLLDKINVSQVAAQALILCPTRELADQVSKELRRLARFTQNIKILTLCGGQPMGPQLDSLVHAPHIVVGTPGRIQEHLRKKTLVLDELKVLVLDEADRMLDMGFADDIDDVISYTPPQRQTLLFSATYPSGIERISARVQREPLNVEVDDGEEQTTIEQRFYETTRDQRPAVLVSAIRHYQPSSCVVFCNTKRDCQSVYEALEARGINVLALHGDLEQRDRDQVLVRFANRSCRVLVATDVAARGLDIKELELVVNYELAFDPEVHVHRIGRTGRAGLSGLAISLCTPQEMTRAHAIEEYLQIRVNWAPVSELSGAGNTTLEAEMVTLCIDGGRKAKIRPGDILGALTGEAGLTAAEVGKIDIFPVHAYVAIRKASARKALQQLQQGKIKGKNCKVRLLK, from the coding sequence GTGAGCACAGTTTCTTTTTCTTCCCTGCCGCTGCCAGCCGAACAGTTGGCCAACCTCAACGAACTGGGGTATGCCGAAATGACGCCGGTGCAGGCTGCCGCATTGCCCGCCATCCTGAAAGGGCAGGACGTACGTGCCAAAGCAAAAACCGGCAGCGGTAAAACGGCGGCGTTCGGCATTGGCCTGCTGGACAAAATCAACGTTTCCCAAGTGGCCGCTCAGGCACTGATCCTGTGCCCGACGCGTGAGCTGGCGGACCAGGTGAGCAAAGAATTGCGTCGTCTGGCGCGCTTCACTCAGAACATCAAAATTCTGACCCTGTGCGGGGGCCAACCGATGGGGCCGCAGCTCGATTCGCTGGTACACGCGCCGCATATCGTGGTGGGCACGCCGGGGCGTATTCAGGAACACCTGCGCAAGAAAACGCTGGTGCTGGATGAACTGAAGGTGCTGGTGCTGGACGAAGCCGACCGCATGCTGGACATGGGCTTTGCCGACGATATCGACGATGTGATCAGCTACACGCCGCCGCAACGTCAGACGCTGCTGTTCTCCGCAACCTATCCGAGCGGGATCGAACGCATCAGCGCTCGCGTGCAGCGCGAGCCGTTGAATGTGGAAGTGGACGACGGTGAAGAGCAAACCACCATCGAACAACGTTTCTACGAAACGACGCGCGATCAACGCCCGGCGGTATTAGTGTCGGCGATTCGTCATTACCAACCTTCTTCTTGCGTAGTGTTCTGCAACACCAAACGCGATTGCCAGAGCGTGTACGAAGCGCTGGAAGCGCGAGGCATTAATGTCCTGGCGCTGCATGGCGATCTGGAACAGCGCGATCGCGATCAGGTGCTGGTGCGTTTTGCCAACCGCAGCTGCCGTGTGCTGGTAGCAACTGACGTTGCTGCGCGCGGTCTGGATATTAAAGAGCTGGAGTTGGTGGTCAACTACGAGCTGGCGTTCGATCCGGAAGTGCACGTGCACCGCATCGGCCGTACCGGCCGTGCCGGCTTGAGCGGCCTGGCGATCAGCCTGTGTACGCCACAGGAAATGACGCGTGCGCATGCGATTGAAGAGTATCTTCAGATCAGAGTTAACTGGGCCCCGGTGTCCGAGTTAAGCGGTGCGGGGAACACCACGCTGGAAGCCGAAATGGTCACCCTGTGCATCGACGGCGGGCGTAAAGCCAAGATCCGTCCTGGCGATATTCTCGGCGCACTGACCGGCGAGGCCGGGTTGACGGCGGCGGAAGTGGGTAAAATCGACATATTCCCGGTGCATGCCTACGTGGCGATCCGCAAGGCCAGCGCGCGTAAGGCGCTGCAGCAGCTGCAGCAAGGCAAAATCAAGGGTAAGAACTGCAAGGTGCGGTTGTTGAAATAA
- the purT gene encoding formate-dependent phosphoribosylglycinamide formyltransferase, protein MLTIGTALRPSATRVMLLGSGELGKEVAIECQRLGLEVIAVDRYANAPAMHVAHRSHVINMLDGNALKAVIEQERPDYIVPEIEAIATGMLVELEQQGHRVVPCAEATRLTMNREGIRRLAAETLGLPTSSYRFADGEEAFRQAVDEIGYPCIIKPVMSSSGKGQSLIRSPEQLKTAWDYAQQGGRAGGGRVIVEGLVKFDFEITLLTISAVDGVHFCAPIGHRQEDGDYRESWQPQQMSELALSRAQAIAENVVKALGGFGLFGVELFVCRDEVIFSEVSPRPHDTGMVTLISQDLSEFALHVRAFLGLPIGAIRQFGPSASAVILPQLTSSDLRFSGLDRALTGHNQLRLFGKPEIEGQRRMGVALATAENIELAVESAKQAAAAVVIEG, encoded by the coding sequence ATGTTAACTATTGGAACCGCCCTGCGCCCCTCCGCCACCCGCGTTATGCTGCTCGGCTCCGGCGAGCTGGGAAAAGAAGTTGCCATCGAATGCCAGCGTTTGGGGCTGGAAGTGATTGCCGTAGATCGTTACGCCAATGCCCCGGCCATGCACGTCGCCCATCGCAGCCACGTTATTAACATGCTGGACGGCAACGCGCTGAAAGCCGTGATTGAACAGGAACGTCCTGACTACATCGTGCCGGAGATCGAAGCTATCGCCACCGGCATGCTGGTTGAACTGGAGCAGCAAGGCCACCGTGTGGTGCCGTGCGCAGAAGCGACTCGCCTGACCATGAACCGCGAAGGCATCCGTCGCCTGGCGGCAGAAACGCTCGGCCTGCCGACCTCCAGCTACCGTTTTGCCGACGGTGAAGAAGCCTTCCGTCAGGCCGTCGACGAAATCGGCTACCCATGCATCATCAAACCTGTCATGAGCTCTTCCGGTAAGGGCCAAAGCCTGATCCGCAGCCCAGAACAGCTGAAAACCGCCTGGGATTACGCCCAACAGGGTGGCCGTGCCGGCGGGGGACGAGTGATTGTCGAAGGCCTGGTGAAGTTCGATTTTGAAATCACTCTGCTGACCATCAGCGCCGTCGATGGCGTACATTTCTGCGCACCGATCGGACACCGTCAGGAAGACGGGGATTACCGTGAGTCCTGGCAGCCGCAGCAGATGAGCGAACTGGCGCTCAGCCGCGCGCAGGCCATTGCGGAAAACGTGGTGAAGGCACTGGGTGGATTTGGACTGTTCGGCGTCGAGCTGTTTGTCTGTCGCGACGAAGTGATTTTCAGCGAGGTTTCACCGCGCCCACACGATACCGGCATGGTGACCCTGATTTCACAAGACCTGTCTGAATTTGCACTGCACGTGCGTGCTTTCCTCGGTTTGCCGATTGGCGCAATCCGTCAGTTCGGCCCTTCTGCCTCGGCGGTGATCCTGCCACAGCTTACCAGTAGCGACCTGCGTTTCAGCGGGCTGGATCGTGCGCTGACCGGCCACAATCAGCTGCGTTTGTTCGGCAAGCCGGAAATTGAAGGTCAACGTCGGATGGGCGTCGCGTTGGCGACAGCTGAAAATATCGAGTTGGCGGTAGAGTCGGCCAAGCAGGCTGCTGCTGCGGTGGTCATTGAAGGTTAA
- a CDS encoding YoaH family protein has translation MLAGMPSLSHLEQQEAADRIHQLMEQGMSSGEAIARVAQEIREKHQGDQVSVMFDDEDDDEEYQERPDDQGDDDSEEDENY, from the coding sequence ATGCTTGCAGGTATGCCGTCGTTAAGCCATCTAGAGCAGCAGGAAGCTGCGGATCGTATCCATCAGTTGATGGAACAAGGCATGAGCAGTGGTGAAGCCATCGCACGGGTTGCGCAGGAAATCCGTGAAAAACATCAGGGTGACCAGGTTAGCGTTATGTTCGATGACGAAGATGACGATGAAGAGTATCAGGAACGCCCGGACGATCAGGGTGATGATGACTCGGAAGAAGACGAAAACTATTGA
- a CDS encoding glycosyltransferase, with amino-acid sequence MPLMLSVIVPLHNVGELFEPFLASLLAQQERRLEVIIVNDGSTDGSGDIAHRYAQRHPHITVIDQLNAGVSCARNAGLAVARGKYVAFPDADDLLAPEMYATLIEMAEENQLDVMQCNGERYFTDQDELQPIIPQNRLGDTGVISGVKWLERALKSRKFIHVVWLAVYRLDFIKQHRLYFEPGLHHQDIPWTTEVMFNAKRVKYLSKTLYRQRVHDKSISNRRRTGQANVEYQRHYMKIVEMLVALNQRYARKISIRPAFHWQITREALGICHSIRREPELAAQCRITDEFYQRGIDRAMSTNARGLKQGWHVMLWLHRLKQWRHGDHCSQPAAE; translated from the coding sequence ATGCCCCTAATGCTGAGTGTCATCGTCCCGTTACATAACGTGGGTGAACTGTTTGAGCCGTTTTTGGCCTCGCTGTTAGCCCAACAGGAGCGGCGCCTGGAGGTGATCATCGTCAACGACGGATCCACCGATGGCTCTGGTGATATCGCCCACCGCTATGCCCAACGGCATCCTCATATTACCGTTATTGACCAGCTCAATGCGGGCGTATCCTGTGCGCGCAATGCCGGGTTGGCTGTAGCACGCGGAAAATATGTGGCATTCCCCGACGCGGATGATTTACTGGCGCCGGAAATGTATGCAACTCTGATTGAAATGGCTGAAGAAAATCAATTGGATGTCATGCAGTGCAACGGTGAACGTTATTTCACCGACCAAGATGAACTGCAACCGATTATTCCGCAAAACCGCTTGGGCGACACCGGCGTTATTAGCGGAGTGAAATGGTTGGAACGCGCGCTCAAATCGAGAAAATTTATTCATGTGGTCTGGCTGGCGGTATATCGCCTTGATTTTATTAAACAGCATCGGTTGTATTTTGAACCGGGTTTACACCACCAGGATATTCCCTGGACCACCGAGGTGATGTTTAATGCGAAGCGGGTGAAATATCTCAGTAAAACGTTGTATCGCCAGCGAGTGCACGATAAATCGATCAGCAACCGTCGGCGGACAGGCCAGGCCAACGTTGAATATCAACGCCATTATATGAAAATAGTGGAGATGCTGGTGGCGTTGAACCAGCGCTATGCGCGGAAAATCAGTATCCGTCCTGCTTTTCACTGGCAGATCACCCGTGAAGCCTTGGGGATCTGTCACAGCATTCGCCGTGAACCTGAACTGGCTGCCCAGTGCCGGATCACCGATGAGTTCTACCAGCGCGGTATCGATCGAGCGATGTCCACCAACGCGCGCGGCCTTAAGCAGGGCTGGCACGTTATGCTCTGGTTGCATCGCCTGAAACAGTGGCGACACGGCGATCATTGCTCACAACCGGCCGCTGAATAA